From the genome of Candidatus Binatus sp.:
CCGGGCTGGACATCAGCTACGATATCTTTGTCCGCACCACCGACGCCGTGCATGAGGCGTTCGTGCAGAGGATGCTCGCGCGCACTTACCAGTCCGGTGACATCTACTTCAAGGACTACGAAGGCCTCTACTGCGTCGGATGCGAGCGCTTTTATACCGAGAAGGAACTGCTGCCCGGCAACATCTGTCCGGTGCACAATCGGCCCGCCGAGCCTATCAAGGAAGGCAACTATTTCCTGAAGCTCGAGAAATACCGCGAGGCTATCCGCCGCAACATCGAGAAAAATCCCGACTTCATCCGCCCCGAGCGCTATCGCAACGAGGCGCTGCGGATGCTCGACGAACCGCTCGAGGACCTTTGCATCTCGCGTCCCAAGGCGCGCCTCGATTGGGGCATCGCGCTGCCGTTTGACGACAAGTACGTCACCTACGTCTGGTACGACGCGCTGTGGGCCTACATGAGCGAGCTGCCCAACACGGACGACGCGTCACTGAAAGCAATCCTGCCGGTCACCGAACACTTCATCGGCAAGGACATCCTCAAGACGCACGCGGTGTACTGGCCCGCGATGCTGATGGCGGTGGGCTTGCCGACTTATCGTCATCTGAACGTCCACGGATTTATGAATTTCGGCGGCGCGCGGCTGTCGAAGAGCTCGGGCAACATCGAGGACCCCGTCGCCTATCAGCAAACTGTCGGCCCCGACGTTTTACGCTTCTTCATCTTGCGCGAATTCACCTACGGCCTCGACGGCGACTTCTCCGAGGAGCGCGTGATCGATCGCTACAACTCGGACCTGGCCAACGATCTCGGCAATCTGACCAGCCGCGTGCTCTCGATGGCGGCGCGATACTTCCAGGGCGCGATCACGGCGGCGCCCGGCGCGGGCGCAGACGCCGACCCGCTCGACGTTGCGCTCGCCGATACGTTCGCCGCGATACCGGCGCGGGTCGCGCCGCTGGTCGAGGAGCTCGCGTTCAATCGCGCTCTGGAAGCCATCTGGCACGCGCTCGATGCGGCCAACAAGTATATTGTCGCGACCTCGCCGTTCACACTCGCCAAAGATCCCGCCAAGCTGCCGCGCGTCGCGCAAATCCTGGCCAACCTGGTCGAGGGATTGCGCGTCGTCGCCGACACGCTCGAGCCGTTCATGCCGGTAGCGTCGAAAAAGATTCTCGGCCTGCTCAATGTCGATGAGAAACTCGCGCGCGCGGCGTATGGGGATGGCATCAGGCCGGGGCATCGCGTAAATCCGACGACGCCGCTGTTCCCGCGCATCGACAAGAAAGCCCGCACCTGATGATCGTCGATACGCATTGCCATCTCGCCGACGCAAAGTTCCGCGACGACGTCGAAGCCGTGATCGCGCGCGCATCCGGCACCGGCGTGGCGCAAATCATCTCGGTCGGCGCGATCGGACCGATCGACAACGATCGACTGACTGTTGCAATCGCCGAGCGTCATCAGAATGTCTTCGCCGCCGTCGGCGTGCATCCCCACGACGCCCACGATTGCACGCAAGAGCGAATCGCACAGTTGCGCGCGCTCGCCGCGTCGAAAAAAGTTGTCGCGATCGGTGAGAGCGGACTCGATTTCCATTACATGCACTCGCCGCCGCAAGCGCAGGAAGCATCGTTGCGTGCGCATCTTGCGCTCGCCGCCGAACTCGATCTGCCAATCGTGATTCATTGCCGCGACGCGGAGCGCCGGCTCGTCGAGATTGCGCGCGAGACCGGGATTCCACCGCGCGGCGGCGTGATTCATTGCTTCACCGGCGACGCCAGCGCGGCGCGCGAGTTCCTCGCGCTCGGACTGTGCATCTCATTCTCGGGCATCATCACGTTCAAAAATTCCGCGGCGGTTCGCGA
Proteins encoded in this window:
- the metG gene encoding methionine--tRNA ligase, whose protein sequence is MANRIHITTAIIYSNGPPHVGHAYEMLATDAFARFQRRKLGPANVTFLTGTDEHGDKNKRAADAIGLHPKAFADKISALFRQGWAGLDISYDIFVRTTDAVHEAFVQRMLARTYQSGDIYFKDYEGLYCVGCERFYTEKELLPGNICPVHNRPAEPIKEGNYFLKLEKYREAIRRNIEKNPDFIRPERYRNEALRMLDEPLEDLCISRPKARLDWGIALPFDDKYVTYVWYDALWAYMSELPNTDDASLKAILPVTEHFIGKDILKTHAVYWPAMLMAVGLPTYRHLNVHGFMNFGGARLSKSSGNIEDPVAYQQTVGPDVLRFFILREFTYGLDGDFSEERVIDRYNSDLANDLGNLTSRVLSMAARYFQGAITAAPGAGADADPLDVALADTFAAIPARVAPLVEELAFNRALEAIWHALDAANKYIVATSPFTLAKDPAKLPRVAQILANLVEGLRVVADTLEPFMPVASKKILGLLNVDEKLARAAYGDGIRPGHRVNPTTPLFPRIDKKART
- a CDS encoding TatD family hydrolase — encoded protein: MIVDTHCHLADAKFRDDVEAVIARASGTGVAQIISVGAIGPIDNDRLTVAIAERHQNVFAAVGVHPHDAHDCTQERIAQLRALAASKKVVAIGESGLDFHYMHSPPQAQEASLRAHLALAAELDLPIVIHCRDAERRLVEIARETGIPPRGGVIHCFTGDASAAREFLALGLCISFSGIITFKNSAAVREAASIVPDDRVMVETDAPYLAPEPYRGKRNEPAYVTRTLEMLANLRCADAAALGAQVIANAARLFRLPPPANTPARPA